The region TTTTGGTGTTGTTATTGTATATGGAAGTTATGTATTGATAAAAGCAAATATTTTGGAAAAACGGAAAGGGGCTAAAGCCTCTCAAGAATATATTAGAACAGTTGTATCTTGGTTTGGGAAGGTTACTTTTAAATTTTTAAATAGTAAGATTTCAGTTTATGGCGAAAAAAATATACCACAAGAAGGTCCTTATGTAATAGTAGCGAATCATCAAAGCATATTCGATATTCCTTTAATTTTAGGTTATATTTATCCAACAGCTTTTATAGCCAAAAAGGAACTTTCTATGATTCCTATATTAGGAAGTTTTATCAAAAGACTTGGCTCTATCTTAATAGATAGAAGTAATGTAAAAAGCGGCGCCATAGCTCTTAAGAAATTTGCAAAATTATCCCAATCAGGAGAAATAATCACCATTTTTCCGGAAGGTACAAGAAGTTTAGATGGTCAAGTTGGTGAATTTAAAAAAGGAACTCTTTTAATACCTTTTAGGTATAATATAAAAATATTACCCATCACAATAGATGGAACTATAAATATGAGTAAAAAAGGGAGTCTATTTATCAAACCTTCGAATATTAATTTATTCATACACGAACCAGTTGAACCAAAACACTTTGCTAGTGAAGGAGAATTAAGGGAATGTCTCAAAAGTATTATCGGTGAAAAGGTTACAAGTGAACCTCAACTGGCGTTGAAAGAGACCAGATCGTAATTTCAGTTTCCTAAAGGAGGTTTTAAACCATGAAAAAAGTAAGTAATGTTACCATGGGGATAGATAAAATATCAAATTCACCCATAGTCTTTTTAAAGGTAGAAGATACAAACGTTGTTGTACCAATATGGATAGG is a window of Petrotoga olearia DSM 13574 DNA encoding:
- a CDS encoding lysophospholipid acyltransferase family protein produces the protein MKKVLETIKAVLFTIWLIIGFFGVVIVYGSYVLIKANILEKRKGAKASQEYIRTVVSWFGKVTFKFLNSKISVYGEKNIPQEGPYVIVANHQSIFDIPLILGYIYPTAFIAKKELSMIPILGSFIKRLGSILIDRSNVKSGAIALKKFAKLSQSGEIITIFPEGTRSLDGQVGEFKKGTLLIPFRYNIKILPITIDGTINMSKKGSLFIKPSNINLFIHEPVEPKHFASEGELRECLKSIIGEKVTSEPQLALKETRS